The following proteins are co-located in the Heteronotia binoei isolate CCM8104 ecotype False Entrance Well chromosome 21, APGP_CSIRO_Hbin_v1, whole genome shotgun sequence genome:
- the ACY3 gene encoding LOW QUALITY PROTEIN: N-acyl-aromatic-L-amino acid amidohydrolase (carboxylate-forming) (The sequence of the model RefSeq protein was modified relative to this genomic sequence to represent the inferred CDS: inserted 1 base in 1 codon), translating to MTPPHSLPFLKRVAVCGGTHGNEMSGIFLAKHWSRDPSELQRDTFHVTPFLGNPHAIEKNVHYIERDLNHTFSAEFLNSKEDIESYEVLELGPQPQGVLRADLLAQMRAVMACALDFIDLFNKGMLFPASEIDAHKLFNXVDYPCYPDGEISAVVHSKLLDKDLLPLKPGDPIFQTASGEDISYKGDDITYPAFINEAAYYEKKVTFVQMEKHTFSLPELQKQL from the exons ATGACACCTCCTCATAGCCTCCCATTCTTAAAACGAGTAGCAGTCTGTGGAGGCACTCATGGAAATGAGATGTCAGGAATTTTCCTGGCCAAGCACTGGTCACGGGACCCCTCTGAGCTGCAGCGTGACACATTCCATGTCACTCCCTTCCTGGGCAACCCTCATGCAATTGAAAAGAATGTGCATTACATTGAGAGGGACCTAAATCACACTTTCTCTGCTGAATTCCTCAA TTCAAAGGAAGACATAGAATCCTATGAGGT ATTAGAGCTTGGCCCACAGCCTCAAGGGGTACTACGAGCTGACCTCCTTGCTCAGATGAGAGCTGTTATGGCCTGTGCCCTGGACTTCATTGATCTTTTTAACAAAG GCATGTTGTTTCCAGCCTCTGAGATTGATGCACATAAGCTGTTCA GAGTAGATTACCCCTGCTATCCTGATGGTGAGATTTCTGCCGTGGTACATTCAAAGCTACTA GATAAAGATCTCCTGCCCCTGAAGCCTGGAGACCCCATTTTCCAGACAGCCAGTGGGGAGGATATTTCGTACAAGGGTGATGACATCACCTACCCAGCCTTTATTAATGAGGCAGCCTACTATGAGAAGAAAGTGACCTTTGTCCAGATGGAAAAACACACATTCTCCTTGCCTGAACTGCAAAAGCAGCTTTAA